Proteins co-encoded in one Streptomyces sp. NBC_01283 genomic window:
- a CDS encoding glycoside hydrolase family 15 protein produces the protein MNARIEDYALISDLETAAMLGRDGSIDWLCLPRFDSPACFAALLGTADNGFWRVSPVGAGPCTGRAYRQDTLIMDSRWECPTGAVRVTDFMPPRAGLPCIVRIVEGLSGAVAMRSELHPRFNQGRVLPWVRAEEHCTVAVAGPDSLWLSADGPMEIRTGIHDSTAHDPAVRDSSALDFTVSAGQRLTLQLVWAPSHLPEPPEPLRVPAETALKATGDFWRRWTAKCRYQGPWREAVTRSLITLKALTYAPTGGIVAAPTTSLPECVGGERNWDHRFCWLRDSTLTLSALLRSGYRDEATAWLDWLVRAVAGDPADLQAVYGVEGQRRLPEAEAPWLPGYQGSRPVRFGNAAAHQLQLDVYGEVLDTLYLSLRAGIPMQAHLWSLVESLMSHLCGHWREPDQGLWEVRGAGRQFVHSKVMSWVAADRALRMGEMLGRNESAGEWRAMRDAVHREVCREGWDGGRRTFVQSYGSSALDASALLIPKVGFLPAGDARVRDTVRAMRALDHHGFVRRYAHDGRGTHGVDGMRGSEGTVVACSLWYADALAATGRLRQAKETFERVLDVRNDVGLLAEQWDPESHRQLGNAPQAFSHIALVETAFALQEAGP, from the coding sequence ATGAACGCTCGCATCGAGGACTACGCCCTCATCAGCGACCTGGAAACCGCTGCCATGCTCGGCAGGGACGGGTCGATCGACTGGCTCTGCCTGCCGCGCTTCGACTCACCGGCCTGCTTCGCCGCGCTGCTCGGCACGGCGGACAACGGCTTCTGGCGCGTCTCCCCGGTCGGCGCGGGACCCTGCACAGGGCGGGCCTACCGCCAGGACACGCTGATCATGGACTCCCGCTGGGAGTGCCCGACCGGTGCCGTGCGCGTCACGGACTTCATGCCGCCCCGTGCGGGGCTGCCCTGCATCGTGCGCATCGTCGAGGGCCTCTCCGGCGCCGTGGCCATGCGCAGCGAACTGCACCCGCGCTTCAACCAGGGCCGCGTCCTGCCCTGGGTGCGCGCCGAGGAGCACTGCACGGTCGCCGTGGCCGGGCCCGACTCGCTCTGGCTGAGCGCCGACGGCCCGATGGAGATCCGCACCGGCATCCACGACTCCACCGCCCATGACCCCGCCGTCCGCGACTCCTCCGCCCTGGACTTCACCGTCTCGGCCGGCCAGCGCCTGACGCTGCAACTCGTGTGGGCACCCTCGCACCTGCCGGAACCGCCCGAGCCCCTGCGGGTCCCGGCGGAGACGGCACTGAAGGCCACCGGCGACTTCTGGCGGCGCTGGACGGCCAAGTGCCGCTACCAGGGCCCCTGGCGTGAGGCCGTCACCCGCTCACTGATCACCTTGAAGGCCCTCACCTACGCGCCCACGGGCGGGATCGTCGCCGCACCGACCACCTCGCTCCCCGAGTGCGTCGGCGGCGAACGCAACTGGGACCACCGCTTCTGCTGGCTGCGCGACTCCACGCTCACCTTGTCCGCCCTGCTGCGCAGCGGCTACCGCGACGAGGCGACCGCCTGGCTCGACTGGCTGGTGCGGGCCGTGGCGGGCGACCCCGCCGATCTCCAGGCGGTGTACGGAGTGGAGGGCCAGCGGCGGCTGCCGGAGGCCGAGGCGCCCTGGCTGCCGGGCTATCAGGGGTCGCGGCCCGTCCGCTTCGGCAATGCGGCGGCCCATCAGCTCCAGCTCGACGTCTACGGCGAGGTCCTCGACACGCTCTATCTGTCGTTGCGGGCGGGGATCCCGATGCAGGCCCATCTGTGGAGCCTGGTGGAATCCCTCATGAGTCATCTGTGCGGCCACTGGCGTGAACCGGACCAGGGGCTGTGGGAAGTCCGTGGCGCCGGGCGGCAGTTCGTCCACTCCAAGGTCATGTCGTGGGTCGCCGCCGACCGCGCCCTGCGGATGGGCGAGATGCTCGGCAGGAACGAATCCGCGGGGGAGTGGCGGGCCATGCGGGACGCGGTGCACCGGGAGGTGTGCCGCGAGGGGTGGGACGGCGGGCGGCGGACGTTCGTGCAGTCCTACGGATCGTCCGCCCTGGACGCGTCGGCCCTGCTGATCCCCAAGGTCGGCTTCCTGCCCGCCGGCGACGCCCGGGTGCGCGACACCGTCCGGGCCATGCGGGCCCTGGACCACCACGGATTCGTGCGGAGGTACGCCCACGACGGCCGGGGCACGCACGGCGTCGATGGCATGCGCGGCTCCGAGGGCACGGTCGTGGCCTGCTCCCTCTGGTATGCCGACGCGCTCGCGGCGACCGGCCGCCTCCGGCAGGCGAAGGAGACCTTCGAGCGCGTCCTGGACGTACGCAACGATGTGGGCCTGCTCGCGGAGCAGTGGGACCCGGAAAGCCACCGCCAACTGGGCAACGCACCCCAGGCGTTCAGTCATATCGCGCTGGTGGAGACGGCTTTCGCGCTGCAGGAGGCGGGCCCTTGA
- a CDS encoding class I SAM-dependent methyltransferase has translation MAPTRNDDVDWDSWPVQDYLGENYRELHPSDAAVIAHHSAFYRRFGRGSAACSVEFGAGPNLYPLMLAAAASRRIDAVEASAAGVAYLTRQLEQAPDDSWLPFHALCRRLNPDLPSTLPGALAGVRIVHGDIRALVPGTYDIASMNFVAEGVTEDFAEFTDFCHRFVRSVAPGGHLVAAFMENMPTYRIGPASRWPGCPVNPAVVTEVFAPLTERLAVTRIDADPTLPDYGDSGMVLLTAVRRGE, from the coding sequence ATGGCTCCGACCCGCAACGACGACGTCGACTGGGACAGCTGGCCCGTCCAGGACTATCTCGGCGAGAACTACCGCGAGCTGCATCCTTCCGATGCCGCGGTCATCGCCCACCACTCCGCGTTCTACCGGCGGTTCGGCCGAGGGAGCGCCGCGTGTTCCGTGGAGTTCGGGGCCGGGCCCAACCTCTATCCGCTGATGCTCGCCGCCGCCGCGAGCCGCCGCATCGACGCCGTCGAGGCGAGCGCCGCGGGCGTCGCCTATCTGACCCGGCAGCTCGAACAGGCGCCAGACGACAGCTGGTTGCCGTTCCACGCGCTGTGCCGTCGGCTCAACCCCGATCTGCCGTCCACGCTTCCCGGGGCGCTCGCGGGCGTGCGGATCGTCCACGGCGACATCCGGGCGCTGGTGCCCGGCACGTACGACATCGCGTCGATGAACTTCGTCGCCGAGGGCGTCACCGAGGACTTCGCGGAGTTCACGGACTTCTGCCATCGCTTCGTGCGCTCCGTCGCCCCGGGCGGCCATCTCGTCGCGGCGTTCATGGAGAACATGCCGACGTACCGCATCGGGCCCGCCTCGCGGTGGCCGGGCTGCCCGGTGAACCCGGCTGTCGTCACCGAGGTGTTCGCCCCGCTCACCGAGCGCCTCGCGGTGACCCGGATCGACGCCGACCCGACGCTGCCGGACTACGGCGACTCCGGGATGGTGCTGCTCACGGCGGTGCGGCGCGGGGAGTGA